From one Oceanivirga salmonicida genomic stretch:
- the rpmG gene encoding 50S ribosomal protein L33 has protein sequence MRVQVILECTETKLRHYVTTKNKKTHPERLELRKFNPVLKKYTLYREVK, from the coding sequence ATGAGAGTACAAGTAATTTTAGAATGCACTGAGACAAAGTTGAGACATTATGTAACAACAAAGAACAAAAAAACTCATCCAGAGAGATTAGAGTTGAGAAAGTTCAATCCAGTTTTAAAGAAATACACTCTTTATAGAGAAGTTAAGTAG
- a CDS encoding glycerophosphodiester phosphodiesterase family protein, which translates to MIETKKENKLAIKGRILWIYTKYQLITKLITALLLLPTFSFISSKLIYMSGRTNLTSGDYIGFLFSIYGIPLILLGIILLILILGIDINTFILISALIEEGKLNIKIKDILFASIKSVKIFFSPIGAMIVLFVAFAMPLIGLEIKLGPLKNFQIPNFITSVIFSNKIYTALYVIALILLFIVAIIYSLSIHFALIDGKNIYEALKSSRLFMKKYWKTFIKDYLIKLIKLFIVCTIVAIIFIFIITLIDMIFSPLYSNENVSFTIFLLSILEIITFIGFLAVPFSISHLTELFYEYHKREGKILELKLAPKSEILTNKELTDKIKIKTKVEVIVLLVIIFAFNLGIAHYIEKYFVEIFKINTNIELVAHRAGGDLEAENTINGVKEAIKQRVKWVEIDVQRTKDGQYIINHDATFNRVSGVNKTPMEMTFEEIKKLEVKNEFDENKPSRKVATFEEILDTAKGKIGVFVELKEKSADYKMVDDVVKMIEDKNMLDECVILSLNYDIIKYTHANYPQIKTGFLYFFATGNLKDLKADYLIMEEREATEDKIDEIHEAGKKAVVWTVNTPESIKKFTRSNVDGIITDHILLLKDGLDEVKKRKHFEIIIDSFKY; encoded by the coding sequence ATGATAGAAACAAAAAAAGAAAATAAATTAGCAATTAAGGGTAGGATTTTGTGGATATATACGAAGTATCAATTAATAACTAAATTGATAACAGCATTATTACTTTTGCCTACTTTTTCTTTTATATCGTCGAAACTTATCTATATGAGTGGGAGAACAAATTTAACAAGCGGTGATTATATAGGATTTTTATTTAGTATTTATGGTATACCATTAATATTATTAGGAATAATTCTTTTAATTTTAATATTAGGTATTGATATAAATACATTTATATTAATTAGTGCATTAATAGAAGAAGGAAAATTAAATATAAAAATCAAAGATATTTTATTTGCATCAATAAAATCAGTAAAAATTTTCTTTTCACCTATAGGAGCTATGATTGTACTATTTGTTGCTTTTGCTATGCCACTAATAGGTTTAGAAATAAAATTAGGACCACTTAAAAATTTTCAAATTCCCAATTTTATAACTTCAGTTATTTTTAGTAATAAGATTTATACTGCACTATATGTAATTGCATTGATTCTATTATTTATTGTAGCCATTATTTATAGTTTAAGTATACATTTTGCTCTTATAGATGGTAAAAATATTTATGAAGCTCTTAAAAGTTCAAGATTATTCATGAAAAAATATTGGAAAACTTTTATAAAAGATTATTTAATTAAATTAATAAAATTATTCATTGTGTGTACAATAGTTGCAATAATATTTATATTTATCATAACTTTAATTGATATGATTTTTAGTCCATTATATAGTAATGAAAATGTTTCGTTCACAATTTTTTTATTGTCAATATTAGAAATTATTACTTTTATAGGATTTTTAGCAGTTCCATTTTCTATATCTCATCTTACAGAACTTTTTTATGAGTATCATAAAAGAGAAGGCAAAATTTTAGAATTAAAATTAGCACCTAAAAGTGAAATTTTAACTAATAAAGAACTTACAGATAAAATAAAAATAAAAACAAAAGTAGAAGTAATTGTACTACTAGTAATAATTTTTGCATTTAATTTAGGAATTGCACATTATATAGAAAAATATTTTGTAGAGATATTTAAAATAAATACTAATATAGAATTAGTTGCTCATAGAGCAGGTGGAGATTTAGAAGCAGAAAATACAATAAATGGAGTAAAAGAAGCAATAAAACAAAGGGTTAAATGGGTAGAAATTGACGTTCAAAGAACAAAAGATGGCCAGTATATTATAAATCATGATGCCACTTTTAATAGAGTTTCAGGAGTAAATAAAACACCTATGGAAATGACATTTGAAGAAATTAAAAAATTAGAAGTGAAAAATGAATTTGATGAAAATAAACCATCTAGAAAAGTTGCCACATTTGAAGAAATTTTAGATACTGCAAAAGGTAAGATTGGTGTATTTGTAGAATTAAAAGAAAAAAGTGCTGATTATAAGATGGTAGATGATGTTGTCAAAATGATAGAAGATAAAAATATGTTAGATGAATGTGTAATTTTATCATTAAATTATGATATAATAAAATATACACATGCTAATTATCCGCAAATAAAAACTGGATTTTTATACTTTTTTGCAACAGGGAATTTAAAAGATTTAAAAGCAGATTACTTAATAATGGAAGAAAGAGAAGCTACTGAAGATAAAATAGATGAAATACATGAAGCAGGTAAAAAAGCAGTGGTATGGACTGTAAATACACCTGAATCAATTAAAAAATTTACTAGATCAAATGTAGATGGAATAATTACTGACCATATTCTGTTATTAAAAGATGGCTTAGATGAAGTTAAAAAAAGAAAACATTTTGAAATAATAATAGATTCTTTTAAATATTAG
- a CDS encoding HIT family protein, which produces MNDCIFCKIINNELPLYKIYEDEYTYAFLDISEDIDGHTLVIPKKHYENVLDCDNIYLRYLIETVSLVSKHYVKNCNYDGVNILNASGKAAQQSVNHFHIHIIPRLKNDEENVWPKLSGSKNKIEYMYEKLRIGEE; this is translated from the coding sequence ATGAATGATTGTATATTTTGTAAAATAATTAATAATGAGTTACCATTATATAAAATATATGAAGATGAATATACTTATGCTTTTTTAGATATATCAGAAGATATAGATGGGCATACATTAGTTATACCTAAAAAACATTATGAAAATGTATTAGATTGTGATAATATATATTTAAGATATTTAATAGAAACGGTATCACTAGTATCAAAACATTATGTTAAAAATTGTAACTATGATGGAGTTAATATACTAAATGCTAGTGGAAAAGCAGCCCAGCAAAGTGTCAATCATTTTCATATTCACATTATACCAAGATTAAAAAATGATGAAGAAAATGTTTGGCCTAAATTATCAGGTTCAAAGAATAAAATAGAATATATGTATGAAAAACTTAGAATAGGAGAAGAATAA
- the secE gene encoding preprotein translocase subunit SecE, which produces MEENKKKTLLSRVIEEYKKVTWADRPTVFQVTVIVLLITAFVSLMVVLFDFSFKYVLDTISELLGKVLGK; this is translated from the coding sequence ATGGAAGAAAATAAAAAGAAAACCCTTTTAAGTAGAGTAATAGAAGAATATAAAAAAGTAACATGGGCTGATAGACCAACTGTATTTCAAGTAACTGTAATAGTTTTATTAATTACAGCATTTGTATCACTTATGGTAGTTTTATTTGACTTTTCATTTAAGTATGTACTAGATACAATTAGTGAATTGTTAGGTAAGGTGCTTGGTAAGTGA
- a CDS encoding DUF4298 domain-containing protein has translation MEKYEHIKKMEEILNKHGNLIKELSLILEKIEKENENYDKLIDYYYSEQRDIDLNDDNNDMIPNTIKRGVLTEDSIYNLMIDYYDMGIKMLEIGTRILKK, from the coding sequence ATGGAAAAATATGAACATATAAAAAAAATGGAAGAAATATTAAATAAACATGGAAATTTAATTAAAGAGTTAAGTTTGATATTAGAAAAAATAGAGAAAGAAAATGAAAATTATGATAAGTTAATAGACTATTATTATAGTGAACAAAGAGATATAGATTTAAATGATGATAATAATGATATGATACCTAATACAATAAAAAGAGGTGTTTTAACAGAAGATTCTATATATAATTTAATGATAGATTACTATGATATGGGTATAAAAATGCTTGAAATAGGAACTAGAATTTTAAAAAAATAA